One part of the Anaerolineae bacterium genome encodes these proteins:
- a CDS encoding putative permease often clustered with de novo purine synthesis, with product MGVYLLFRFSAVLPPLILAVILAYILSPLVNRLQAALHLPRGVAVLSAYLLVLAALAVLGWLIIPPFIEQLSGLGGDIQRMALNIETVLSRRLVIGGWQIRPETLIEPLRQALQALVEQVMANTVNFLAGILSSFVWVIFIAVVAFYLIKDSQKFACWLESLVPPIYRSDFQFLKEEINTIWGAFFRGQLALAGVVALIFAVVSFGLGLPFPLAMAIFAGLMEFLPSLGHGIWLFVASLLAFFVGSTWLPLPNWIFMLLVIGLHLIFEQFDLNYLIPRIIGRSVHLPPVVVILGIVSGALLAGVLGIFLAAPTIASLRVLGRYIYANLFDLDPFPIASSSPLPPPNPRWWQTGKEQPQSSDSSKRGELP from the coding sequence TTGGGGGTTTACCTGCTGTTTCGCTTTAGCGCTGTCCTTCCGCCACTCATCCTGGCGGTGATTCTGGCTTATATCCTCTCGCCGCTGGTTAATCGCCTGCAGGCAGCCTTGCATCTGCCGCGCGGCGTTGCCGTCTTGAGCGCTTATCTGCTTGTGTTGGCAGCTCTGGCTGTGCTGGGTTGGCTGATTATCCCTCCTTTTATCGAACAATTGAGTGGATTAGGAGGGGACATCCAACGAATGGCGCTCAACATAGAAACTGTTCTCAGCCGCCGCCTGGTTATCGGTGGCTGGCAGATCAGACCAGAAACCCTGATTGAACCACTCCGCCAGGCATTGCAAGCCCTGGTTGAACAGGTCATGGCAAATACCGTCAACTTCCTGGCAGGAATCCTGTCTTCGTTTGTATGGGTGATCTTTATTGCTGTGGTGGCGTTTTACCTCATCAAAGACAGCCAGAAATTTGCTTGTTGGTTGGAAAGCCTGGTGCCGCCCATCTATCGATCAGACTTTCAGTTCCTGAAAGAAGAAATCAACACCATCTGGGGAGCTTTTTTTCGTGGGCAGTTGGCACTGGCAGGCGTGGTTGCTCTGATCTTTGCCGTTGTCAGCTTTGGGTTAGGGTTGCCGTTTCCTCTGGCGATGGCAATTTTCGCCGGCTTGATGGAATTTTTGCCCAGCCTGGGCCATGGCATCTGGTTGTTTGTGGCTTCTCTGTTAGCCTTCTTTGTCGGCTCGACCTGGTTGCCGCTGCCAAACTGGATCTTTATGCTTTTGGTGATTGGTTTGCATCTGATCTTCGAGCAGTTTGATCTGAATTACCTCATTCCCCGTATCATTGGGCGTAGCGTGCACCTGCCGCCGGTCGTGGTCATTTTGGGAATTGTGAGCGGTGCATTGTTGGCGGGAGTGTTGGGTATCTTTCTGGCGGCTCCCACCATTGCCAGTCTACGGGTGCTGGGACGCTATATTTACGCCAACCTGTTTGATTTAGACCCCTTCCCAATAGCCAGCAGCTCCCCTTTGCCGCCGCCCAACCCGCGCTGGTGGCAAACGGGGAAAGAGCAACCTCAATCATCTGACTCATCTAAAAGAGGAGAGTTGCCATGA
- a CDS encoding Viral protein TPX, which yields MDRQNASLFFSTHRRQRRRGQAITEFALVLPILLLTIFGIIEFARVYQSYLVISNAARFGVRYAVTGEYKPEYCEDTDDGPDAQGVDGPCAGAARIAEEDHARLLSIYDEVLNQTGSIPVAYYEDIVRGFLMGTPPEGEQTPGYLLVSVCSTRSGYAFDRPNGRCRNIVSDAFEDDPGNPEEGQTRVIVSVTFQHPLILPFLSNLWPSLRLRAERSGILEQFRVARVLGLPPDISIYFTRTPTNTPTPSETPTPTESPTPTQSPTPSPSPTNTPTPSPTPTSTFTPSPTPTADCNQVEVWNYGLDHFDVAFDIRNNDPYYSAALSGMNSSWSGGWHDELTPTPPAKVFQGYTRESALIDDRPDVPLLPGFNVAHSGFSGDVWTLLPNVTTWFGLNFSQTFDYSYYHGRDFTTTLNYQMVSPDEQVRIDCPPVNLIGRYGPVVQPTLPANPISGPFSISASAVDPDGQIEQVYFVVRNQLGSVVGYQTDTAAPYCLFGQSGANCTTRTLGDRWPNSTQTIQNGTYSISIQALDRDGNPLYHYTRVVRIFNVYILTPTRTPTRTITPTPTITRTPTITLTPTITRTPTITFTPTITPTPTRTLTPTITRTSTRTPTITPTSTITLTPTITRTPTRTSTPTITLTPTRTPTVTLTPTITLTPTVTPKPSLTPTPTNTPTRTTTPTRTPTRTPTPTETPLITNTPTATWTQPPPQATRTPTPTPTRTPRPTTGGGG from the coding sequence ATGGATAGACAAAACGCTTCTCTCTTCTTTTCAACCCACAGGCGACAGCGGCGACGCGGTCAGGCAATCACCGAGTTTGCCCTGGTGCTGCCGATCCTGTTATTGACGATCTTTGGCATTATCGAGTTTGCGCGCGTCTATCAGTCCTACCTGGTGATCAGCAATGCGGCCCGCTTTGGGGTGCGTTATGCGGTGACCGGCGAATACAAACCCGAATACTGTGAGGACACCGATGATGGTCCGGACGCCCAGGGGGTGGATGGCCCCTGTGCCGGGGCAGCCAGGATCGCCGAAGAAGACCATGCCCGCCTGCTCTCGATTTATGATGAAGTCCTCAACCAGACCGGCTCCATCCCGGTGGCTTATTACGAGGATATTGTGCGTGGCTTCTTGATGGGCACGCCCCCCGAAGGGGAACAAACCCCCGGCTATCTGCTGGTCTCGGTGTGCAGCACGCGCAGCGGTTACGCCTTTGATCGTCCCAATGGTCGTTGTCGCAATATCGTCAGCGACGCGTTCGAAGACGATCCAGGCAACCCCGAAGAGGGTCAAACGCGGGTGATCGTTTCGGTGACCTTTCAACATCCCTTAATCCTGCCGTTCCTGAGCAATCTCTGGCCCAGCTTACGTCTGCGAGCAGAACGCTCGGGCATTCTGGAACAGTTCCGTGTCGCCCGCGTGCTGGGATTACCTCCGGACATCTCGATCTATTTCACCCGCACCCCAACCAATACCCCTACCCCCAGCGAGACGCCTACTCCAACCGAGAGTCCAACCCCAACCCAAAGTCCGACGCCCTCACCCAGCCCAACCAACACCCCTACCCCCTCACCTACGCCTACCTCTACCTTTACCCCCAGTCCGACGCCTACCGCAGATTGTAATCAGGTTGAAGTCTGGAATTACGGACTGGATCATTTCGACGTCGCCTTTGATATCCGCAACAATGACCCCTATTACAGCGCTGCCCTGAGCGGGATGAACTCGAGCTGGAGCGGCGGCTGGCACGATGAATTGACCCCCACGCCGCCTGCAAAAGTCTTCCAGGGTTATACGCGTGAATCTGCGCTGATCGATGACCGCCCAGATGTCCCCCTGCTGCCCGGCTTTAACGTCGCTCACAGCGGCTTCAGCGGCGATGTCTGGACGTTGTTGCCCAACGTGACCACCTGGTTTGGTTTGAATTTTTCGCAAACCTTCGATTACAGCTATTATCACGGGCGCGATTTCACCACCACATTGAACTACCAGATGGTCTCGCCGGATGAGCAGGTGCGCATTGACTGCCCACCGGTTAACCTGATCGGTCGCTACGGGCCGGTGGTGCAGCCCACCCTGCCCGCCAATCCGATCAGCGGGCCATTTTCGATTTCGGCCTCAGCCGTTGACCCCGATGGACAAATTGAACAGGTGTACTTCGTGGTGCGCAATCAACTGGGCAGTGTGGTGGGGTACCAGACGGATACCGCTGCCCCGTATTGCCTCTTTGGACAATCGGGAGCGAATTGCACGACTCGCACACTGGGCGATCGCTGGCCGAACAGTACGCAAACAATTCAAAATGGAACGTATTCGATCAGCATCCAGGCTCTCGATCGGGATGGCAATCCTCTCTACCATTACACTCGCGTGGTGCGCATCTTTAATGTGTACATTTTGACACCTACCCGCACTCCCACCCGCACCATCACCCCTACCCCGACCATTACGCGCACGCCAACCATCACGCTCACCCCCACCATCACGCGCACCCCGACCATTACCTTCACCCCGACCATCACGCCCACACCGACCCGCACGCTCACCCCAACCATCACGCGCACGTCGACCCGTACGCCAACGATCACGCCCACCTCAACGATCACCCTGACTCCCACGATTACGCGCACGCCGACCCGCACCTCTACGCCGACCATTACTTTGACTCCGACGCGGACACCCACCGTGACGCTCACCCCCACCATCACGCTCACCCCGACCGTGACACCCAAACCCTCACTGACTCCCACCCCAACCAACACACCCACGCGCACCACTACCCCAACGCGCACGCCCACCCGCACGCCAACCCCGACCGAAACACCGCTGATCACCAATACCCCCACGGCGACCTGGACACAGCCGCCGCCCCAGGCGACTCGCACGCCCACTCCAACCCCGACGCGCACCCCACGCCCAACCACCGGCGGAGGAGGATAA
- a CDS encoding putative permease often clustered with de novo purine synthesis, whose amino-acid sequence MSELPNSEPSGSPKWGSTTKLIVGLSFAAILALLVIQFRHLVGPLILAFMLSYLLYPVASWLTKATKMPWQTAVALIYIFLFLLVVGLVTLSGLAVVQQLQSLFSFLQNSLKDFPQFLEQLSQQSFVFGPFQFSLAQYDLPALANQALSIVQPLLGRAGSLISSIAASAATTFLWGLFVLIVSYFLLADAGKRVRHEFVHIEIPGYQADLERFGAEMRRIWNDFFRGQLIVISFAILAYFVLLTILGVRYAIGIAVLAGVGRLVPYIGPWALWITTFLVTYFQSGNYFGLQPLQYSILVLILAFLTDQVFDNIVSPRFMGETLGVHPAAVLVAAIIFANLIGLIGLILAAPVVATLKLIGSYVVRKMLDLEPWPNVQRPPPSRAMHPFVKGSKKAIKFLQRRLSQRRKQT is encoded by the coding sequence ATGAGCGAATTGCCGAACTCCGAGCCCTCTGGCTCACCAAAATGGGGCTCAACGACCAAGCTAATTGTCGGGTTATCTTTCGCAGCGATCCTGGCTTTGCTGGTCATCCAGTTCCGACACCTGGTCGGGCCATTGATCCTGGCGTTTATGCTGTCTTACCTGCTCTACCCGGTTGCCAGTTGGCTGACCAAAGCCACTAAGATGCCCTGGCAAACGGCGGTTGCCCTCATTTACATTTTCTTATTTCTGCTCGTGGTGGGTCTGGTTACTTTATCCGGCTTAGCCGTGGTTCAACAACTCCAGAGTCTCTTCAGTTTTCTCCAAAACAGCCTGAAGGACTTTCCGCAGTTTCTGGAACAACTTTCACAACAAAGCTTTGTCTTCGGACCCTTCCAATTCAGTCTTGCCCAGTATGATTTACCCGCGCTTGCCAATCAGGCGTTGTCGATCGTGCAACCTCTCCTCGGACGGGCCGGCAGCCTGATCAGCAGCATTGCCGCTTCGGCAGCGACGACCTTCTTATGGGGGTTGTTCGTCTTAATCGTGTCTTATTTCTTGCTTGCGGATGCCGGCAAGCGGGTGCGGCATGAATTCGTGCATATCGAGATTCCGGGCTATCAGGCCGATTTAGAGCGCTTTGGGGCAGAGATGCGCCGCATCTGGAATGATTTTTTCCGCGGTCAATTGATTGTGATCTCGTTTGCCATTTTAGCCTACTTCGTTTTACTTACAATTCTGGGGGTGCGCTATGCCATCGGCATTGCTGTTCTGGCAGGCGTGGGGCGGTTGGTGCCTTACATTGGCCCCTGGGCGCTTTGGATCACTACCTTTTTGGTCACCTATTTCCAATCCGGTAACTACTTTGGCTTGCAACCCTTGCAGTATTCCATTCTGGTTTTGATCCTGGCTTTTCTCACTGACCAGGTTTTCGATAACATTGTCTCACCGCGCTTCATGGGGGAAACGTTGGGCGTGCATCCGGCCGCTGTGTTGGTGGCGGCAATTATCTTTGCCAACCTGATCGGTTTGATTGGCCTGATTTTAGCTGCTCCCGTGGTGGCTACCCTGAAGCTGATCGGCAGCTATGTGGTGCGCAAGATGCTCGACCTGGAACCCTGGCCAAACGTTCAGCGACCTCCGCCATCCCGCGCCATGCATCCTTTTGTCAAAGGGTCAAAGAAAGCCATTAAATTCTTGCAGCGGCGTCTGTCGCAGCGCCGGAAGCAAACTTGA
- a CDS encoding putative autotransporter protein produces the protein MKNRRFHSHESGQAIVLLVLAMVALLGFAALAIDGGRLYSERRHAQNSADAASLAGALQKANKQADSVVLQAVLASAASNGYSGAQVSGAIGGPFTDLFGKYYLVTATITSTLESTFAHFVYQGPLQIQVQAVAKAYQSQPALPGYAIVAMNPDCSGSPLIGVEGGGVDGGVETWQGGMFVNSPTSSNKCPLSPPTSVGSVGIVAHDGAKIASVGSVDYSGNPKVSPNPIETGLNWGEPISDPLADLPEPQCATSGSKDNSGPVPVYSPGSFDGKDLGPGLYQPGIYCISGDLKLAGSDTIEGDGVVLYFINGGMQITGNGGMRLTAPNTSNCLGTAGERTASCTYVGIVIFVARNNTSTIDVRGNGGDAVHGLIYGLNATIRAKGGGENPDETQVVGQIIAKSVVNAGNGSLKVTYNENEIFWKSPSLSLNR, from the coding sequence ATGAAGAACCGGCGTTTTCATTCCCACGAAAGCGGTCAAGCCATTGTCCTGTTGGTGCTGGCAATGGTCGCGCTGCTGGGGTTTGCAGCCCTGGCGATCGATGGTGGTCGTTTATATAGCGAACGCCGTCACGCTCAAAATTCAGCCGATGCAGCTTCGCTGGCTGGCGCTTTGCAAAAGGCGAATAAACAAGCCGATTCGGTGGTCCTCCAGGCCGTGCTTGCCAGCGCGGCGAGCAATGGCTATAGCGGTGCGCAAGTCAGCGGAGCGATTGGTGGGCCCTTTACTGACCTCTTTGGTAAGTATTATCTGGTGACAGCCACGATTACTTCTACCCTTGAAAGCACATTCGCGCACTTCGTATACCAGGGCCCCTTACAAATCCAGGTGCAGGCCGTTGCGAAGGCGTATCAGAGTCAACCGGCTCTGCCGGGCTATGCCATTGTGGCCATGAATCCAGATTGCAGCGGTAGCCCGTTAATCGGAGTGGAAGGTGGAGGCGTGGATGGAGGCGTGGAGACCTGGCAGGGGGGGATGTTCGTGAACTCACCCACATCCTCCAATAAGTGCCCTTTGAGCCCCCCCACCTCAGTGGGATCGGTGGGGATCGTGGCTCATGACGGAGCAAAAATCGCCAGCGTGGGTTCGGTGGATTATAGCGGCAATCCAAAAGTCAGCCCCAACCCGATCGAAACGGGATTGAACTGGGGTGAGCCGATTTCAGACCCCTTAGCCGACTTACCCGAACCACAATGTGCAACAAGTGGTTCTAAGGACAACAGCGGCCCTGTGCCGGTTTACTCGCCAGGCAGTTTTGACGGCAAAGATCTAGGTCCAGGGCTATACCAGCCGGGCATCTATTGCATCAGCGGCGACCTAAAACTTGCAGGAAGTGACACAATCGAGGGGGATGGAGTAGTGTTGTATTTTATCAATGGGGGTATGCAAATCACGGGCAATGGAGGGATGCGCCTGACTGCCCCGAATACTTCAAACTGCCTGGGGACTGCAGGCGAGCGTACGGCAAGCTGTACGTACGTTGGAATCGTCATTTTTGTTGCCCGCAATAACACTTCTACAATCGATGTGCGCGGCAATGGTGGCGATGCTGTGCATGGCTTGATCTATGGTTTGAATGCCACGATCCGAGCAAAGGGAGGTGGTGAAAATCCCGATGAAACCCAGGTGGTCGGGCAGATCATCGCCAAATCTGTGGTGAACGCAGGCAACGGAAGCCTTAAAGTGACCTATAACGAGAATGAAATCTTCTGGAAATCGCCCTCTCTGAGCCTGAATCGGTAA
- a CDS encoding bacillopeptidase F — MKTFLKRFAWLCLSSLGVALPVSAIAFTPMPAAATLTDAFGYQIDEQSYVWMEAPSNKTHLQFPNADDGFVEVTLPFDFPFYENTYSSLYVSTNGLIRFGTGSTSFNNAPIPRLAEPNNFIAVFWDDLAVGGDYNSGKVFAFEDANQFVIEWKDVSRAVDQENFLTFEAVFSPDGTICLQYQSLSGILDEATVGIEDADGVSGLQVLHNEPGAAGWVGSKAICLVRPGPARRVKLLPPYQSGLVNSRQIDFPLGIKNTGDLGDDRYEISALSRAPGWQVQFLAGETLLPDEDHDGKPEIGVAPGATEEITIRALAPSAPPGNYTQIDLTVESTNDLNGRAQAMLQAAVPPRFVQFFADDARGLYLHWIAENTLSESQVEADFTGSAMAMGEGKGGFYPLVWEVNGTGYAALAYQVFSVEGKKLFAQPRMVTTHAENSFIFDREPSVAQSEAGRVGMVWVRNQSFVTEEEFTANIYFLQFDQQGNSIGSPQNITKQSGQPISNLDRYSSPHLCGLQNPEAWLLVWEKTPAASGRREIQSVVIDAAGNAGTVQTLLADAQTSYSQPALVCLEGQQALLLYTEQAGSSNTLKGVLLQQDGALSGPSFAIGQGWRADGVRLENGDVIVAWTDDTRGQTNVRRLQSPSFTPIGEAALELRVPYELRKTENVSITAVSSDSVVVTWKDAEEDDYLYYAFLTVAAQGEGGLEVLTSPMIFYAGAGLFPKVLISACGQGNAPFPPAPLYLPLILRQ, encoded by the coding sequence ATGAAGACCTTCCTCAAGCGTTTTGCCTGGCTCTGTTTGTCCTCGCTGGGGGTTGCCCTCCCCGTGTCAGCGATAGCCTTCACCCCCATGCCGGCTGCTGCGACTCTTACAGACGCTTTCGGCTATCAAATCGACGAACAATCTTACGTCTGGATGGAGGCCCCCTCAAATAAAACCCACTTGCAGTTTCCAAACGCAGACGATGGATTTGTTGAAGTAACGTTGCCCTTTGACTTCCCATTTTACGAGAATACTTATTCAAGTCTCTATGTTTCCACCAATGGTTTGATCCGCTTTGGCACGGGCTCCACTTCTTTCAACAACGCTCCCATTCCCCGCTTAGCGGAGCCGAATAATTTCATCGCTGTCTTCTGGGACGATCTGGCCGTTGGGGGAGATTACAATTCCGGCAAAGTCTTCGCTTTTGAAGATGCAAACCAATTTGTCATTGAGTGGAAAGACGTCAGTCGAGCGGTGGACCAGGAAAATTTTTTGACCTTTGAGGCGGTTTTCTCTCCAGACGGGACAATCTGCCTCCAGTACCAAAGTCTGAGCGGAATCCTGGATGAAGCAACGGTCGGCATTGAAGACGCGGATGGGGTGAGTGGCTTGCAGGTTCTCCATAACGAACCTGGAGCGGCGGGCTGGGTGGGCAGCAAAGCGATCTGCCTGGTGCGCCCTGGACCCGCCCGCAGGGTTAAGCTGTTGCCGCCCTATCAGAGCGGCCTGGTCAACTCCAGGCAGATTGATTTTCCTCTCGGCATCAAGAATACAGGCGACCTTGGTGATGATCGCTATGAGATATCGGCTCTATCGAGAGCTCCAGGCTGGCAAGTACAGTTTTTAGCAGGAGAGACTTTGTTACCCGATGAGGATCACGATGGCAAGCCTGAAATCGGCGTTGCTCCAGGGGCAACGGAAGAGATCACCATTCGCGCCCTCGCCCCCAGTGCGCCGCCAGGCAATTACACCCAGATCGATTTGACGGTCGAATCTACGAATGACCTCAACGGCCGCGCCCAGGCAATGCTGCAGGCAGCTGTTCCTCCCCGTTTTGTTCAGTTCTTTGCCGATGACGCGCGCGGTCTATACCTGCATTGGATTGCTGAGAACACCCTTTCAGAGTCGCAGGTGGAAGCCGATTTCACCGGCAGCGCCATGGCGATGGGCGAGGGAAAGGGCGGCTTTTATCCGCTTGTCTGGGAAGTGAATGGCACAGGATATGCTGCCCTCGCCTATCAGGTGTTTTCTGTAGAGGGAAAGAAGCTTTTTGCCCAACCCCGCATGGTTACCACTCATGCAGAAAACTCCTTTATTTTTGATCGCGAACCCAGCGTCGCTCAATCCGAGGCTGGGCGGGTCGGAATGGTTTGGGTTCGCAATCAGTCATTCGTTACGGAGGAAGAATTTACCGCCAATATCTACTTTTTACAGTTTGATCAGCAGGGCAACTCTATCGGAAGTCCGCAAAATATCACAAAACAAAGTGGTCAACCCATCTCCAATTTGGACAGGTATTCTTCTCCCCATTTGTGTGGCTTACAAAATCCTGAAGCCTGGCTTCTGGTTTGGGAAAAAACGCCTGCGGCAAGCGGCAGGCGCGAGATCCAGTCCGTCGTGATCGATGCAGCGGGAAATGCAGGCACAGTACAAACTTTGCTCGCCGATGCTCAAACGAGCTATTCCCAACCCGCCCTGGTCTGCCTGGAAGGGCAGCAGGCGCTGCTGCTCTACACCGAACAGGCGGGCAGCAGCAATACTCTTAAGGGAGTGCTTCTGCAGCAAGATGGCGCGCTTTCCGGCCCTTCCTTTGCCATCGGACAAGGCTGGCGGGCAGATGGCGTTCGGTTAGAGAATGGAGATGTGATTGTGGCCTGGACAGATGACACGCGCGGGCAAACGAACGTGCGCCGCTTGCAAAGCCCCTCCTTTACACCGATAGGCGAGGCAGCGCTGGAACTCCGTGTTCCCTACGAACTGCGCAAGACCGAAAACGTCTCGATCACGGCTGTCTCCTCTGATTCCGTGGTTGTGACCTGGAAAGACGCCGAAGAGGACGATTACCTCTATTATGCCTTTCTAACCGTCGCTGCGCAAGGCGAAGGAGGATTAGAGGTGCTGACTTCACCAATGATCTTTTATGCTGGGGCGGGGCTGTTCCCAAAAGTGCTCATCAGCGCCTGCGGACAGGGCAATGCGCCGTTTCCCCCTGCACCCCTCTATCTACCCTTGATCCTCCGTCAGTGA
- a CDS encoding Fumarate hydratase class II: MERDSLGELEVPAQALYGIQTRRAVLNFPISGRRPWRAFIWSMAIIKACAAQVNHTLGLLDERRALVIQQAAQEVMDGMWDEHFVVDPFQAGAGTSHNMNVNEVIANRATQLLGGQPGEYLVHPNDHVNMAQSTNDTIPTAIRLGCLWRLAELLQAVTSLATALQDKAQEFDDVLKSGRTHLQDAVPIRLGQEFGAYARAVERDGERIRRAAQGLYRLGIGGTAVGSGLNAHPTYRFRMVECLSQRTGWSLTASDNLFESMQSMADFAEFSAALRTLAITLTRIANDLRLLASGPATGLDEIRLPPVQPGSSIMPGKVNPVMAEMLNMVMYYVQGLDHTVALAAQAGQLELNVMMPIIAHCLFEMMHLLITSLGAFTEKCVRGIQANRAKAATWLEKNAILVTALNPLIGYAAAATLAKEAMANDLSVRELALMKARQGELLQRESGKPLSEEEIEAALKDLWRMSEGGIFEGGGGAG; the protein is encoded by the coding sequence TTGGAGCGCGATTCACTCGGTGAATTAGAGGTGCCGGCTCAAGCCCTGTATGGGATTCAAACCCGACGGGCAGTGTTGAACTTTCCCATCAGCGGTCGCCGCCCCTGGCGGGCATTCATCTGGTCAATGGCAATCATCAAAGCCTGCGCCGCACAGGTGAATCACACCCTGGGCTTGCTGGACGAAAGGCGCGCCCTTGTCATCCAACAGGCTGCCCAGGAAGTGATGGATGGCATGTGGGACGAACATTTTGTGGTTGACCCCTTTCAGGCTGGCGCAGGCACCAGCCACAATATGAACGTCAACGAGGTAATCGCTAACCGCGCTACCCAGCTTCTCGGTGGACAACCGGGAGAATATCTCGTTCACCCCAACGATCACGTAAACATGGCGCAGTCGACCAACGACACCATTCCTACAGCAATCCGTCTGGGTTGTCTGTGGCGACTGGCAGAACTCCTGCAAGCCGTCACATCACTCGCCACGGCGTTGCAAGACAAAGCGCAGGAATTCGATGATGTCTTGAAATCCGGTCGCACCCACCTTCAGGATGCCGTACCCATTCGCCTGGGGCAGGAATTTGGGGCGTATGCCCGCGCCGTTGAGCGCGACGGAGAGCGCATCCGGCGCGCCGCCCAGGGGCTTTACCGCCTCGGCATCGGCGGAACGGCGGTAGGCAGCGGCTTGAACGCCCATCCAACCTACCGTTTTCGCATGGTGGAATGCCTGAGCCAGCGGACAGGTTGGAGTTTGACCGCTTCCGATAATCTCTTCGAGTCGATGCAATCTATGGCTGATTTTGCCGAGTTTTCGGCTGCCCTGCGCACCCTTGCCATCACGTTAACGCGCATCGCCAATGACCTGCGCTTGCTGGCATCGGGACCGGCGACCGGACTGGACGAGATTCGTCTGCCACCTGTGCAACCGGGTTCCAGTATTATGCCCGGCAAAGTCAATCCGGTTATGGCAGAAATGCTCAATATGGTGATGTACTATGTGCAGGGATTGGATCACACCGTGGCGCTGGCAGCTCAAGCCGGGCAGTTGGAACTCAACGTGATGATGCCAATCATCGCGCATTGTTTGTTCGAGATGATGCACCTGCTCATCACTTCTCTGGGCGCTTTTACGGAAAAATGCGTGCGGGGCATTCAAGCCAACCGTGCCAAAGCGGCGACCTGGCTGGAAAAGAACGCCATTCTGGTCACTGCCCTGAATCCACTCATCGGTTACGCTGCGGCAGCAACTCTCGCCAAAGAGGCGATGGCAAACGATCTCTCGGTGCGTGAGTTAGCCTTGATGAAAGCCCGTCAGGGCGAACTGCTGCAGCGCGAGAGCGGTAAACCGTTGAGCGAAGAAGAAATTGAAGCCGCCCTGAAGGACCTGTGGCGGATGAGTGAGGGCGGCATCTTTGAGGGAGGTGGAGGTGCAGGATGA
- a CDS encoding VgrG protein, which yields MTKIFATSNLETALQDCLTAVFEQGKTLEEALSLYPHWREELSPLLESALWMRAQQRELSLPPQRKLLLQQRILHAIRAEPLPSVRREQPVRPRLAALFSRPALAWSALILVFIFMIGLSTTGVAFAAQGSLPGEPLYAVKAAVEEATVLLNWDAAQRTRLRLDYAQRRLDEVARLSQQGRYEQTELALSNYEVQLYLALQEAERAARVNPLQASQLKAEIEARLQTQATSLAALESLLPPAQVPVARQAQTISLQAVQALNSLIAEVQATLTPTATLTVLTATTDAGGQLPLPAFSTPTASFVPPGLLRQTQSPTPRPSLTPRPTNTHRPTQIIPPSKTAKPTQVKPPKPTPQPTNPNKPTSQPPPGQDKPTRTPKK from the coding sequence ATGACCAAAATTTTCGCTACCAGCAACCTTGAAACCGCCCTGCAGGATTGTCTGACGGCTGTGTTTGAACAGGGGAAAACCCTGGAAGAGGCCCTTTCCCTGTACCCGCATTGGCGCGAAGAGTTATCTCCGTTGCTCGAAAGTGCCCTGTGGATGCGTGCTCAGCAAAGAGAACTTTCTCTCCCTCCACAACGCAAGCTCCTCCTGCAACAACGGATTCTGCACGCTATCCGAGCGGAACCTCTGCCGTCTGTACGACGGGAACAGCCTGTAAGACCGCGCTTGGCCGCCCTGTTCAGCCGCCCGGCCCTGGCATGGAGCGCCCTGATCCTGGTCTTCATCTTTATGATTGGGTTATCCACGACGGGGGTTGCCTTTGCCGCCCAGGGCAGTCTGCCGGGCGAGCCGTTATACGCAGTTAAGGCGGCTGTCGAAGAAGCCACCGTCTTGCTCAACTGGGATGCCGCCCAACGCACGCGTTTGCGCTTGGATTATGCCCAACGGCGGCTGGATGAAGTCGCCCGTCTCTCTCAACAGGGACGTTATGAGCAAACAGAGCTGGCATTGAGCAATTATGAAGTCCAGCTTTACCTGGCCCTGCAAGAAGCCGAACGGGCTGCGCGGGTTAATCCCCTGCAAGCCTCCCAACTGAAAGCTGAAATCGAAGCCCGGCTTCAAACCCAGGCAACCTCTCTGGCTGCTCTGGAAAGCCTTTTGCCACCCGCCCAGGTGCCGGTGGCGCGCCAGGCTCAAACGATCTCCTTGCAGGCTGTGCAAGCTCTAAATTCTCTCATCGCTGAGGTCCAGGCTACCCTGACGCCGACTGCCACCCTGACTGTACTGACTGCAACGACCGATGCCGGAGGGCAGCTGCCTCTGCCCGCCTTTTCTACCCCTACCGCCAGTTTCGTGCCACCCGGCTTATTGCGCCAGACCCAATCTCCAACCCCGCGCCCCAGTCTGACGCCCCGCCCAACCAACACCCATCGTCCCACGCAGATAATCCCGCCAAGCAAAACAGCGAAGCCCACCCAGGTTAAGCCACCCAAACCGACCCCGCAGCCCACCAACCCCAACAAACCGACCTCGCAACCACCTCCGGGACAGGACAAACCGACCAGGACACCCAAAAAGTAG